From the Ciona intestinalis chromosome 2, KH, whole genome shotgun sequence genome, one window contains:
- the LOC100186387 gene encoding GDP-fucose transporter 1, with the protein MHKEGGHKSEEMGSKYVVSEKKETLLVKYMRVVGAVALYWSVSISMVFINKYLLKSDQLKLNAPMFVTWFQCVVTVLLCVICSHVSASMPNLMTFPSTKFDAKLSREALPLSVVFVLMISFNNLCLGEVGVAFYTIARSLVTIFSLIFTYFILGKKTTLPALFCCGIILGGFFLGVNQQGASLGGLSIKGTLYGVFSSAMVALNAIYIKKVLPSMDNNIWKLTYYNNVNACAMFIPFILLSEISEIMSFPYLFNLHFWFLMCVAGFFGFIMGYVVGFEIKVTTPVTHTVSGVAKACLQTVIAVLYSHESKSALWWFSNIMVLFGTGCYSVVKSMDMKREHTATVVKQTDENDKWLIQRK; encoded by the exons ATGCATAAAGAGGGTGGTCACAAATCCGAAGAAATGGGaagtaaatatgttgtttCGGAGAAGAAAGAAACATTACTTGTTAAATATATGCGTGTAGTTGGTGCTGTAGCTTTATACTGGAGTGTCAGTATTAGTATGGTCTTCATCAATAAGTATCTTTTAAAG aGTGATCAGCTCAAGCTTAATGCCCCAATGTTTGTTACCTGGTTTCAATGTGTAGTTACTGTACTTCTGTGCGTAATATGTTCACATGTATCTGCAAG CATGCCCAATCTCATGACTTTCCCTTCCACAAAATTTGATGCTAAACTGTCAAGGGAAGCATTACCACTCAGCGTCGTGTTTGTTCTTATGATAAGCTTCAACAACTTGTGCCTTGGTGAAGTTGGAGTTGCATTTTACACAATTGCACGATCTCTTGTTACAATCTTCAGTCTCATCTTTACTTACTTTATATTAG GTAAGAAAACAACCTTGCCAGCATTATTTTGCTGTGGAATCATCCTTGGTGGGTTTTTCTTGGGCGTGAATCAGCAAGGAGCTTCTCTAG gTGGTTTGTCTATTAAAGGGACTCTGTATGGAGTGTTTTCTAGTGCAATGGTTGCATTAAAtgcaatttacattaaaaaagttcTTCCAAGCATGGACAACAATATATGGAAACTTACCTACTATAATAATGTCAACGCCTGTGCCATGTTTATTCCGTTTATTCTTTTGTCAGAG ATTTCTGAGATAATGTCCTTCCCTTACCTGTTCAATCTACACTTTTGGTTTTTGATGTGCGTAGCTGGATTTTTTGGTTTCATTATGGGTTATGTGGTAGGATTTGAGATCAAAGTGACTACTCCTGTTACACATACTGTCAGTGGTGTGGCAAAAGCATGTCTGCAAACTGTTATTGCTGTTCTGTATTCACATGAA tcTAAAAGTGCTTTGTGGTGGTTTTCCAACATTATGGTTCTGTTTGGGACGGGATGCTACTCTGTTGTCAAAAGCATGGACATGAAACGTGAACACACTGCAACTGTTGTGAAGCAAACAGATGAAAATG ATAAATGGTTGATACAGCGCAAATAA
- the LOC100184007 gene encoding uncharacterized protein LOC100184007 → MNDSSYDWLNSTLQRSNEQAKCVLRKVKSQNINYTRKDHYKTTSFKETCKDTTLDEAYGSVMKSLAKSTQLCLDYYAKTNQSSLNTHERRFCSKYLSSLHQNKKIRLN, encoded by the exons ATGAACGATTCAAGTTATGATTGGCTTAACAGCACGTTACAACGATCCAACGAACAAGCAAAATGCGTGTTGCGCAAAGTGAAgtcacaaaatattaattatacgAGAAAGGACCATTACAAAACGACTTCATTTAAG GAAACTTGTAAAGATACAACACTGGATGAAGCATATGGATCTGTTATGAAATCTCTTGCAAAATCAACGCAACTCTGCTTG GACTATTatgcaaaaacaaaccaatCTTCCCTGAACACGCATGAAAGGAGGTTCTGTTCTAAATACTTGTCGTCCCTACACCAAAATAAGAAAATTCGATTGAATTga
- the ins-l1 gene encoding insulin-like 1 precursor → MYDAKGNSCLRKTNNFQRDVLFNEELLEKNEPSYIVPSLRHCCRRRITVSVITYAFVLLYVSSHCEAEYLCGSRLVDALRFICGSRGINGPGRGSYMHARRGSHLRKRPEADITVLCCERGCTMKQMERFCGEPGRRHQSRRRGYRNRHRNPYSRYPRPPHPPTFNDPPATTSTELITTTAMSTTMRQNATTAVRSTLLDDLRHRYRSILERERARSQSGNAADRKSIFHDIVKVASELFRESNTDPGGSGYEYEYHDRILTASFHVNAESEDHH, encoded by the exons ATGTATGACGCAAAGGGAAATTCCTGTCTTCGGAAGACAAATAATTTTCAGCGAGACGTTCTATTTAACGAGGAGCTACTTGAGAAGAATGAACCATCTTATATAGTTCCGTCGCTTCGTCACTGCTGCCGTCGACGGATCACGGTATCAGTGATAACGTATGCATTTGTTCTTCTATATGTGTCTTCCCATTGTGAGGCGGAGTACCTCTGTGGATCTCGACTTGTTGATGCCCTGCGTTTCATCTGCGGCTCTCGAGGAATTAACGGGCCTGGCCGCGGAA GCTATATGCATGCACGAAGAGGCTCGCATTTGAGAAAACGACCCGAAGCTGACATTACAGTGTTATGTTGTGAACGCGGCTGCACTATGAAACAAATGGAAAG GTTTTGTGGGGAACCTGGAAGAAGACATCAGAGTCGCAGACGTGGATACAGGAACCGTCACCGTAATCCTTACTCTCGTTATCCCAGACCTCCGCACCCG CCGACCTTTAATGACCCCCCTGCAACTACCAGTACTGAGCTCATCACTACGACCGCTATGAGCACCACGATGCGGCAAAATGCTACAACCGCAGTTCGATCTACGTTGTTAGACGACCTAAGGCATAGGTATCGGTCTATTCTTGAGCGGGAAAGAGCACGTTCTCAGTCAGGAAATGCAGCAGATCGAAAGAGCATTTTTCATGATATTGTAAAAGTGGCATCGGAGTTATTTCGCGAATCGAATACAGACCCGGGCGGGAGCGGTTATGAATACGAATATCATGACAGAATACTCACAGCATCTTTTCACGTGAATGCCGAGTCCGAGGACCATCACTGA
- the LOC100179315 gene encoding aspartate aminotransferase, mitochondrial: MSLTINKNICSLLQKCSVGHRSLNRTGSWWSNVEMGPPDPILGVTEAFKRDTNPKKMNLGVGAYRDDQGKPYVLPTVKKAELAIQGLDKEYLGITGLPAFTNAAAELAFGAGNTVLTDKRNVTVQGISGTGSLRIGANFLNKFFTSNKAIWLPTPSWGNHVPIFKHAGLDVEWYRYYKPSTCGFDAEGAMEDLNKIPENSIVLFHACAHNPTGVDPKPENWKEMSSICKKRNLLPFFDMAYQGFASGDINKDASAMRLFVAEGHNVILAQSFAKNMGLYGERAGAFTVVCADQEEAARVESQIKILIRPMYSNPPCNGARIASTVLTTPELREQWLVEVKGMADRIISMRQQLVDNLKKEGSTRDWSHITDQIGMFCYTGLNPDQVGDLTKNHSVYLTKDGRISVAGVASGNVGYLAHAIHQVTK, translated from the exons ATGTCGTTGacaatcaacaaaaatatatgcaGTTTATTGCAAAAATGCAGTGTTGGTCACCGTTCATTGAATAGAACTGG GTCATGGTGGTCAAATGTGGAAATGGGACCTCCAGATCCAATTCTCGGAGTAACAGAAGCTTTCAAGCGAGATACCAATCCTAAAAAGATGAACTTGGGGGTGGGTGCTTATCGCGATGACCAGGGAAAACCTTATGTTTTGCCAACTGTGAAGAAG gCAGAACTTGCCATCCAAGGTTTGGATAAAGAATATCTCGGCATCACTGGCTTGCCTGCATTTACCAATGCTGCTGCTGAACTTGCATTTGGAGCTGGTAACACTGTTCTTACAGACAAGAGG AATGTGACAGTGCAAGGTATTTCAGGAACTGGTTCTCTTCGTATAGGAGCTAACTTTCTT aacaaGTTTTTTACTTCAAACAAAGCAATCTGGCTCCCAACCCCTTCCTGGGGTAACCATGTTCCTATTTTTAA ACACGCAGGGTTAGATGTGGAATGGTATCGTTATTACAAGCCTTCAACCTGTGGTTTTGATGCTGAAGGTGCTATGGAGGATTTGAAT AAAATTCCGGAAAACTCCATCGTTCTCTTCCATGCTTGTGCCCACAACCCTACAGGTGTTGATCCAAAG cCCGAAAATTGGAAAGAAATGTCATCCATCTGCAAGAAGCGTAACTTGCTTCCATTCTTTGATATGGCTTACCAGGGTTTCGCAAGTGGTGAtattaacaaagatgcttctGCTATGCGACTCTTTGTTGCTGAAGGCCACAATGTGATACTCGCACAATCTTTTGCCAAAAACATGGGACTGTATG GTGAGCGTGCTGGTGCATTCACAGTTGTCTGTGCGGATCAAGAAGAGGCGGCAAGAGTTGAGAGTCAGATCAAGATCCTCATCCGACCGATGTACTCAAATCCTCCATGTAATGGAGCGCGTATTGCATCCACTGTGCTCACTACTCCTGAACTTCGTGAACAATG GTTAGTGGAGGTAAAAGGGATGGCAGATCGCATCATCTCAATGAGGCAGCAACTTGTTGATAATCTGAAAAAGGAAGGATCTACAAGGGATTGGTCTCACATTACTGATCAGATCGGGATGTTTTGCTACACTGGCCTCAATCCAGATCAG gttggtgacTTGACAAAGAATCATTCTGTTTATCTTACCAAAGATGGAAGAATTTCTGTAGCTGGTGTTGCATCTGGTAATGTGGGTTACCTGGCCCATGCAATTCACCAAGTTACCAAGTAA
- the LOC100179363 gene encoding ubiquitin carboxyl-terminal hydrolase 40 (The sequence of the model RefSeq protein was modified relative to this genomic sequence to represent the inferred CDS: added 386 bases not found in genome assembly) has protein sequence MFGNLFEDGSNMACRNAKSVLSINGKPIEQPPEERGEQSLIGIQNQGATCYLNSLIQTLFLTPEFREQLFDIGCEELGKSGPNKKDGKVRKIPLQLQLLFARLLLINQSSCKTEDLTDSFGWRNSEEMQQHDVQELSRILFDAIENSLVGTSGDKLIHNLYKGVIVNQIQCCICQRVSERDEEFLDLTVSVSGGKNLQSSLSSVFQAEEMMSGKNQYFCEKCKKLVNAKKGAKLKTLPPILTLSLLRFNYDLRTFNRYKETGHFPFPIKLNVEKYCKQHNVNGDGDGTDKDKPPCTEYSLYSVIIHTGNAHRGHYHAYIRDVDGLEKAKLPIVDPEPDFEMSTTTSKAPTMVVVQKRSEPVNPNDNIEETLACLIAQQGSVKLDQLSMKLRYETGISWNKKYRKKHGSLSKFLLSCPNTFVVDNENNSVYLCSQPSEDSNQKLITNQLENINGSQQFPEALNHSMINLSLEEKDEKIGLFGGTNDVEEDAAPTSPDLSTDAGSDNKETAVPQDVNPAGHSWFDFNDERVTEISVNSITNQFEGQQSAYMLFYRRKDLIRPDSSFGNSMYKIPKHVVEQIQEENIKLQNWREDYEKASNRLDLYIHTENMCFVSNGLIQTSNPEGHLLQIDQRETVDDLLSKISQEQSTFFRRPKPKLKLKKKYEDSSLKPSTQCVNTLHYMKVLPHAGIHLYECTSVRKDVSLYEAGIQSQVHLFAWDGDKILGSNVAPGEENEPVLHHLICQHPDFTRRVSFSLPKSQPPDVIRERAAELMLTQQIEVKEMVQDEVDNLETEGNKEEYEMEKYVKNYVADIVRSEEENEIKESSVEAQEDTISVHVKVRNLGLHQSLKDVVTDFKVDKSMSVGCFTRLICSKLGVKKDEKYRISMLNEDQVVPLRNVDVLEDLELTEDQMLLLEEGENLAASELVLFVRKFNEPHCSEYVAQVNWKLKQLYEDMHKEFQLPDDEWHLRRCSCYGDMLGVLEPTDDEIPLKNGDYVMVSHGKLAEKGNIRMRVWLFPTLPDFKSKFKDFKHDQLVQGSVEDARRRRSKEVDASTIQNMKELKEIGPCNCGHIELKRDSTLYDLKRLLALKISKELQSEAAELRYRVLERSSLTRVIDKETTNEEVTLKRLKLSSSTQIAVQPAECKLQSNELLLTVVLHVPGTRCYTEEMELITEKAAPKLGQVFAEILNVVVDDLIIARKFVEKNEWTVIQTDDSNDSPTKTKPSKSGKRGKRLSGKRKSLKTQKESIQLKHGDVIGVKIKSLEEKSSFELDLIDFDTEEDIFMQKKLKEIKEKSQEFNKSHDGANDQVLDNDSNNAIKTVNAKNNKEKENTLKIHVDNFSESCNGLPTS, from the exons ATGTTTGGTAACTTATTTGAGGATGGTAGTAATATGGCTTGTAGAAATGCTAAATCCGTTCTTTCAATAAATGGGAAACCTATTGAACAACCACCAGAGGAAAG GGGGGAACAAAGTCTGATTGGAATTCAAAACCAGGGAGCTACATGCTACCTCAACTCACTGATTCAGACGCTGTTCCTTACCCCAGAATTTCGTGAGCAGCTGTTTGATATTGGCTGTGAGGAATTGGGAAAATCTGGACCTAATAAGAAAGATGGAAAG GTGCGTAAGATTCCACTTCAGCTTCAACTTTTGTTTGCTCGgttacttttaataaatcaGTCAAGTTGCAAAACAGAAGACTTGACCGACAG TTTCGGATGGAGAAACAGTGAAGAGATGCAGCAACATGATGTGCAAGAATTAAGTCGTATTCTATTTGATGCCATTGAAAATTCTTTGGTTGGAACATCTGGTGATAAATTAATTCACAATCTTTATAA ATAAGCCACCATGCACAGAATATTCTTTATATTCTGTCATCATTCACACTGGAAATGCACATCGTGGTCACTACCATGCCTATATAAGGGATGTGGATGGATTGGAAAAAGCAAAACTTCCA ATTGTGGATCCTGAACCTGATTTTGAGATGTCCACAACAACATCAAAAGCCCCAACGATGGTAGTTGTACAAAAACGAAGTGAACCTGTCAATCCAAATGATAATATTGAAGAAACACTTGCTTGCTTAATTGCTCAACAAGGCAGTGTAAAGTTGGACCAACTGAGCATG AAACTGCGGTATGAGACTGGTATCTCCTGGAACAAGAAATATCGCAAGAAACACGGATCTTTGAGCAAATTTCTTCTTTCCTGTCCTAACACATTCGTGGTGGATAACGAGAACAACTCAGTCTATCTATGCAGCCAACCAAGTGAAGACAGTAATCAAAAACTGATTACAAATCAACTGGAAAACATAAACGGTAGCCAACAGTTCCCAGAAGCACTGAACCATTCCATGATAAATTTATCGCTGGAGGAAAAAGACGAAAAAATCGGTTTATTCGGAGGAACAAATGATGTAGAAGAGGATGCTGCTCCTACATCTCCGGACCTTTCTACTGATGCGGGTTCAGATAACAAAGAAACAG CAGTTCCACAAGACGTTAACCCTGCTGGCCATTCCTGGTTTGATTTCAACGATGAAAGAGTGACTGAAATCAGCGTTAATTCAATCACAAATCAATTTGAAGGACAGCAGAGTGCTTACATGCTTTTCTACAG ACGTAAAGATTTGATCCGACCAGATTCAAGTTTTGGCAACTCTATGTACAAGATACCCAAGCATGTGGTTGAACAAATACAAGAGGAAAATATAAAGCTTCAGAACTGGAGGGAAGATTATGAAAAAGCATCAAATAG ACTTGACTTATACATACACACTGAGaacatgtgttttgtttcaaacggTTTGATACAAACAAGCAATCCTGAAGGTCATTTGCTTCAAATTGATCAAAG ggaAACAGTTGACGATTTGCTGAGCAAAATTTCCCAGGAACAGTCAACGTTTTTTCGCCGACCCAAACCAAaactaaagttaaaaaagaaatatgaagATTCAAGCCTGAAGCCAAGCACTCAGTGTGTGAATACCTTGCACTATATGAAG GTGCTTCCCCATGCGGGAATTCACCTGTATGAATGCACATCTGTGAGAAAAGATGTGAGCTTATATGAAGCTGGTATTCAATCTCAGGTTCATCTATTTGCATGGGATGGTGATAAG ATTCTGGGATCGAATGTTGCTCCTGGAGAGGAGAATGAGCCAGTCCTTCATCACCTCATCTGTCAACATCCGGATTTCACTCGTCGCGTTTCCTTTTCTCTTCCCAAATCACAGCCACCAGATGTCATCAGGGAGCGAGCTGCTGAATTAatgctgactcagcaaatTGAAGTGAAAGAAATGGTTCAAG acgAAGTGGACAATTTAGAAACAGAAGGCAATAAAGAGGAATATGAGATGGAAAAGTATGTGAAAAATTATGTTGCAGACATTGTGAGATCAGAAGAGGAAAATGAGATAAAGGAATCCAGTGTAGAAGCACAGGAAGATACAATATCTGTTCAT GTTAAAGTGAGGAATCTTGGATTACATCAGAGCTTGAAAGATGTTGTAACTGATTTTAAAGTTGACAAATCAATG tCAGTTGGCTGCTTTACGAGGCTCATTTGCTCAAAACTGGGGgttaaaaaagatgaaaaatatAGGATTTCTATGCTAAACGAGGACCAGGTTGTTCCGCTGAGAAATGTTGATGTGCTGGAGGACCTTGAACTCACAGAAGATCAGATGTTGCTTTTGGAG GAAGGTGAAAACCTCGCGGCTAGCGAGCTGGTTTTATTTGTTCGTAAGTTTAATGAACCTCACTGTAGTGAATATGTTGCTCAAGTAAACTGGAAACTAAAGCAATTGTATGAAGACATGCATAAGGAGTTTCAATTGCCAG ATGATGAATGGCACCTCAGAAGATGTAGTTGCTATGGTGATATGCTCGGAGTATTAGAACCAACAGATGATGAGATACCACTGAAGAATGGAGATTATGTGATG GTGAGCCATGGAAAGTTGGCAGAGAAAGGAAACATAAGAATGCGTGTTTGGTTGTTTCCGACGTTACCCgactttaaatcaaaattcaaGGATTTTAAACATGATCAACTTGTACAAGGAAGTGTGGAGGATGCAAGGAGGAGAAGGAGCAAAGAAGTGGATGCAAGTACCATCCAGAATATGAAAGAGTTAAAGGAAATTG GTCCTTGCAACTGTGGCCACATTGAGCTCAAGAGAGATAGTACATTATATGACTTGAAACGATTGCTGGCTTTAAAGATTTCAAAAGAGTTGCAAAG TGAAGCAGCAGAGTTACGATACCGTGTATTAGAGCGTTCGTCACTGACGCGGGTGATTGACAAGGAAACAACAAATGAAGAAGTTACATTAAAAAGATTGAAACTTTCCTCCAGCACTCAAATTGCTGTTCAACCAGCAGAGTGTAAACTACA GTCGAATGAACTACTTTTGACAGTAGTTCTCCACGTACCTGGTACTCGCTGTTATACTGAAGAAATGGAGCTGATTACTGAAAAAGCCGCTCCAAAACTTGGCCAAGTTTTTGCAGAGATTCTTAATGTGGTGGTGGATGATTTAATAATTGCTCGAAAGTTcgttgaaaaaaatgaatggaCGGTCATTCAAACTGATGATTCAAAC GATTCTCCGACAAAAACTAAACCAAGCAAAAGCGGGAAACGTGGTAAGAGACTTTCTGGGAAGAGGAAATCTCTCAAGACTCAGAAAGAATCAATACAGTTAAAGCATGGCGATGTAATTggagttaaaattaaatctttGGAAGAAAAATCATCTTTCGAACTTGATCTGATTGATTTTGATACAGAGGAGGacatttttatgcaaaaaaagttaaaggaaATCAAAGAGAAGTCCCAAGAATTTAACAA GAGCCACGATGGTGCTAACGATCAAGTCCTAGACAATGATTCCAATAATGCAATTAAAACTGTGAATgccaaaaacaataaagaaaaggAAAATACACTGAAAATACATGTTGACAATTTTTCAGAATCTTGTAACGGTCTTCCCACCTCTTGA